A stretch of Camelina sativa cultivar DH55 chromosome 18, Cs, whole genome shotgun sequence DNA encodes these proteins:
- the LOC104761211 gene encoding serine/arginine-rich splicing factor RS41 isoform X2: MKPVFCGNFEYDARESDLERLFRKYGKVERVDMKAGFAFVYMEDERDAEDAIRALDRYEYGRTGRRLRVEWTKNDRVAAGRSGSGSRRSSSSMRPSKTLFVINFDAQGTRTRDLERHFEPYGKIVNVRIRRNFAFIQYESQEDATRALESTNSSKLMDNVISVEYAKKDDDARGNGYSPERRRDRSPDRRRRSPSPYRRERGSPDYGRGASPVAHRRERTSPDYGRGRRSPSPYRRARLSPDYKRDDRRRERVASPENGAVRNRSPKKERDESRSPPPYEKRRERSRSRSKSSPENGQVESPGQIMEEDAVRGYDGAESPIRESPSRSPQAEE, from the exons ATGAAGCCTGTCTTCTGCGGGAACTTTGAGTATGATGCTCGTGAGAGTGATCTTGAGAGGCTTTTCAGAAAATATGGCAAGGTCGAGAGGGTTGATATGAAAGCTG GCTTTGCTTTTGTCTATATGGAAGACGAGAGAGATGCTGAAGATGCCATCCGAGCGCTTGATCGCTATGAATATGGCCGCACGGGACGCAGACTCCGTGTTGAGTGGACAAAG AATGACCGTGTAGCTGCTGGAAGATCAGGTAGTGGCTCAAGGAGATCATCGTCTAGCATGAGACCTTCCAAGACTCTGTTTGTGATCAACTTCGATGCACAGGGCACTAGGACTCGGGACTTGGAGAGACACTTTGAGCCGTATGGAAAAATCGTTAATGTTAGAATCAGAAGGAACTTTGCGTTTATCCAATATGAGTCGCAAGAAGATGCTACCAGAGCGCTGGAATCTACAAATTCAAG TAAGCTGATGGACAACGTGATCTCAGTGGAGTATGCTAAGAAAGATGATGATGCGAGAGGGAACGGATACAGTCCTGAAAGACGCCGTGATAGGTCACCTGATAGGAGAAGGCGGTCACCGAGTCCTTACAGAAGAGAAAGGGGAAGTCCTGACTATGGCCGAGGTGCTAGTCCAGTAGCTCACAGGAGGGAAAGGACTAGTCCTGATTATGGTCGCGGACGACGCAGCCCGAGCCCTTACAGGAGAGCCAGACTTAGCCCTGATTATAAGAGGGATGACCGTAGAAGGGAGAGGGTGGCTAGCCCTGAGAATGGAGCTGTGAGGAACCGAAGTCCAAAAAAGGAACGTGATGAAAGCAGGAGCCCTCCTCCATATGAGAAGAGGAGGGAGAGATCGAGGTCAAGGTCGAAGTCAAGCCCTGAGAATGGTCAAGTTGAAAGCCCTGGACAGATAATGGAAGAAGATGCAGTAAGAGGATATGATGGTGCAGAAAGCCCAATACGCGAGAG CCCCTCGCGTTCGCCTCAAGCAGAGGAATGA
- the LOC104761211 gene encoding serine/arginine-rich splicing factor RS41 isoform X1 — translation MKPVFCGNFEYDARESDLERLFRKYGKVERVDMKAGFAFVYMEDERDAEDAIRALDRYEYGRTGRRLRVEWTKNDRVAAGRSGSGSRRSSSSMRPSKTLFVINFDAQGTRTRDLERHFEPYGKIVNVRIRRNFAFIQYESQEDATRALESTNSSKLMDNVISVEYAKKDDDARGNGYSPERRRDRSPDRRRRSPSPYRRERGSPDYGRGASPVAHRRERTSPDYGRGRRSPSPYRRARLSPDYKRDDRRRERVASPENGAVRNRSPKKERDESRSPPPYEKRRERSRSRSKSSPENGQVESPGQIMEEDAVRGYDGAESPIRESSPSRSPQAEE, via the exons ATGAAGCCTGTCTTCTGCGGGAACTTTGAGTATGATGCTCGTGAGAGTGATCTTGAGAGGCTTTTCAGAAAATATGGCAAGGTCGAGAGGGTTGATATGAAAGCTG GCTTTGCTTTTGTCTATATGGAAGACGAGAGAGATGCTGAAGATGCCATCCGAGCGCTTGATCGCTATGAATATGGCCGCACGGGACGCAGACTCCGTGTTGAGTGGACAAAG AATGACCGTGTAGCTGCTGGAAGATCAGGTAGTGGCTCAAGGAGATCATCGTCTAGCATGAGACCTTCCAAGACTCTGTTTGTGATCAACTTCGATGCACAGGGCACTAGGACTCGGGACTTGGAGAGACACTTTGAGCCGTATGGAAAAATCGTTAATGTTAGAATCAGAAGGAACTTTGCGTTTATCCAATATGAGTCGCAAGAAGATGCTACCAGAGCGCTGGAATCTACAAATTCAAG TAAGCTGATGGACAACGTGATCTCAGTGGAGTATGCTAAGAAAGATGATGATGCGAGAGGGAACGGATACAGTCCTGAAAGACGCCGTGATAGGTCACCTGATAGGAGAAGGCGGTCACCGAGTCCTTACAGAAGAGAAAGGGGAAGTCCTGACTATGGCCGAGGTGCTAGTCCAGTAGCTCACAGGAGGGAAAGGACTAGTCCTGATTATGGTCGCGGACGACGCAGCCCGAGCCCTTACAGGAGAGCCAGACTTAGCCCTGATTATAAGAGGGATGACCGTAGAAGGGAGAGGGTGGCTAGCCCTGAGAATGGAGCTGTGAGGAACCGAAGTCCAAAAAAGGAACGTGATGAAAGCAGGAGCCCTCCTCCATATGAGAAGAGGAGGGAGAGATCGAGGTCAAGGTCGAAGTCAAGCCCTGAGAATGGTCAAGTTGAAAGCCCTGGACAGATAATGGAAGAAGATGCAGTAAGAGGATATGATGGTGCAGAAAGCCCAATACGCGAGAG CAGCCCCTCGCGTTCGCCTCAAGCAGAGGAATGA
- the LOC104761211 gene encoding serine/arginine-rich splicing factor RS41 isoform X3 codes for MQGFAFVYMEDERDAEDAIRALDRYEYGRTGRRLRVEWTKNDRVAAGRSGSGSRRSSSSMRPSKTLFVINFDAQGTRTRDLERHFEPYGKIVNVRIRRNFAFIQYESQEDATRALESTNSSKLMDNVISVEYAKKDDDARGNGYSPERRRDRSPDRRRRSPSPYRRERGSPDYGRGASPVAHRRERTSPDYGRGRRSPSPYRRARLSPDYKRDDRRRERVASPENGAVRNRSPKKERDESRSPPPYEKRRERSRSRSKSSPENGQVESPGQIMEEDAVRGYDGAESPIRESSPSRSPQAEE; via the exons ATGCAAG GCTTTGCTTTTGTCTATATGGAAGACGAGAGAGATGCTGAAGATGCCATCCGAGCGCTTGATCGCTATGAATATGGCCGCACGGGACGCAGACTCCGTGTTGAGTGGACAAAG AATGACCGTGTAGCTGCTGGAAGATCAGGTAGTGGCTCAAGGAGATCATCGTCTAGCATGAGACCTTCCAAGACTCTGTTTGTGATCAACTTCGATGCACAGGGCACTAGGACTCGGGACTTGGAGAGACACTTTGAGCCGTATGGAAAAATCGTTAATGTTAGAATCAGAAGGAACTTTGCGTTTATCCAATATGAGTCGCAAGAAGATGCTACCAGAGCGCTGGAATCTACAAATTCAAG TAAGCTGATGGACAACGTGATCTCAGTGGAGTATGCTAAGAAAGATGATGATGCGAGAGGGAACGGATACAGTCCTGAAAGACGCCGTGATAGGTCACCTGATAGGAGAAGGCGGTCACCGAGTCCTTACAGAAGAGAAAGGGGAAGTCCTGACTATGGCCGAGGTGCTAGTCCAGTAGCTCACAGGAGGGAAAGGACTAGTCCTGATTATGGTCGCGGACGACGCAGCCCGAGCCCTTACAGGAGAGCCAGACTTAGCCCTGATTATAAGAGGGATGACCGTAGAAGGGAGAGGGTGGCTAGCCCTGAGAATGGAGCTGTGAGGAACCGAAGTCCAAAAAAGGAACGTGATGAAAGCAGGAGCCCTCCTCCATATGAGAAGAGGAGGGAGAGATCGAGGTCAAGGTCGAAGTCAAGCCCTGAGAATGGTCAAGTTGAAAGCCCTGGACAGATAATGGAAGAAGATGCAGTAAGAGGATATGATGGTGCAGAAAGCCCAATACGCGAGAG CAGCCCCTCGCGTTCGCCTCAAGCAGAGGAATGA